In Myxococcales bacterium, a single window of DNA contains:
- the mdh gene encoding malate dehydrogenase, with translation MPTKKKIGLIGAGNIGGELARLCANKELGDVWLFDIAAKENFAKGKALDLEQNGSVLGYDSHIRGTSNWADLEGADVLIVTAGIPRKPGQSRDDLVASNLPIIRDVANNAKKHCPNAFVIVISNPLDAMVYEYKRVTGCPKGMVAGMAGVLDSARFQLFLSREANVSVKDVRAMVLGGHGDDMVPVLSMTTINGVPASTLIGKEKLNSIVERTRKGGGEIVNLMGTSAYYAPASAAVAMAEAYLLDQKRLLACASYLEGEYGYTDLFMGVPAVIGGKGVEKIIEIPLTEEEKGMLKKSAASVQAVVDICKKG, from the coding sequence ATGCCCACGAAGAAGAAGATTGGTCTCATTGGCGCTGGCAACATCGGCGGCGAGCTCGCGCGCCTCTGCGCGAACAAGGAGCTCGGCGACGTTTGGCTCTTCGACATCGCGGCCAAGGAAAACTTCGCCAAGGGCAAGGCCCTCGACCTCGAACAAAACGGCTCCGTCCTCGGCTACGACTCGCATATCCGCGGCACGTCGAACTGGGCCGACCTCGAAGGCGCCGACGTCCTCATCGTCACGGCCGGCATCCCGCGCAAGCCGGGCCAGTCGCGCGACGACCTCGTGGCGTCGAACTTGCCGATCATCCGCGACGTCGCCAACAACGCGAAGAAGCACTGCCCGAACGCCTTCGTCATCGTCATCTCGAACCCGCTCGACGCGATGGTCTACGAGTACAAGCGCGTGACCGGCTGCCCCAAGGGCATGGTCGCGGGCATGGCCGGCGTCCTCGACTCGGCGCGCTTCCAGCTCTTCTTGTCTCGTGAGGCCAACGTCAGCGTGAAAGACGTCCGCGCCATGGTCCTCGGCGGTCACGGCGACGACATGGTGCCGGTCCTCTCGATGACGACCATCAACGGCGTTCCCGCCTCGACGCTCATCGGCAAGGAGAAGCTCAACTCCATCGTCGAGCGCACCCGCAAGGGCGGCGGCGAGATCGTGAACCTCATGGGCACGAGCGCCTACTACGCGCCGGCGAGCGCCGCTGTCGCGATGGCCGAGGCGTACCTCCTCGACCAGAAGCGCCTCCTCGCCTGCGCGAGCTACCTCGAAGGCGAATACGGCTACACCGACCTCTTCATGGGCGTTCCGGCGGTCATCGGCGGCAAGGGCGTCGAGAAGATCATCGAGATCCCGCTCACGGAAGAAGAGAAGGGCATGCTCAAGAAGAGCGCGGCCTCCGTGCAAGCCGTCGTCGACATCTGCAAGAAGGGCTGA
- the icd gene encoding NADP-dependent isocitrate dehydrogenase, which produces MASFVPPAGQPITMGAGQKLVVPNNPIVPFIEGDGTGRDIWRASVRVLDAAVQKAYKGERKIAWYEVFAGEKAWKEFNNWLPDETVEAFRKYLVGIKGPLTTPIGGGIRSLNVALRQLLDLYVCLRPVRWFKGVPSPVKHPEAVDMVIFRENTEDIYAGIEFESGSEQAKKLMAFIQKEFPKDFAKVRFPETSGVGLKPVSKDGSERLVRAAIEYAMRTNRKSVTFVHKGNIMKFTEGAFMKWGYALADKEFEGKVYTWATWEKTKEAKGEEAANAEQKAELAKGKILIKDAIADITLQQVLTRPKEFDVIATLNLNGDYLSDALAAQVGGIGIAPGGNINYVSGHAIFEATHGTAPKYADLDKVNPGSVVLSGEMMLRHMGWVEAADLVLKGVDGAIAAKKVTYDFARLMEGATEIKCSEFGDAIIAAM; this is translated from the coding sequence ATGGCTTCGTTCGTTCCGCCTGCCGGTCAACCGATCACGATGGGTGCGGGTCAGAAGCTCGTGGTCCCGAACAACCCCATCGTCCCCTTCATCGAAGGCGACGGAACAGGGCGCGACATCTGGCGCGCCAGCGTGCGCGTCCTCGATGCGGCCGTTCAGAAGGCCTACAAGGGCGAGCGCAAGATCGCCTGGTACGAGGTCTTCGCGGGCGAGAAGGCCTGGAAGGAGTTCAACAACTGGCTCCCCGACGAGACCGTTGAGGCCTTCCGCAAGTACTTGGTCGGCATCAAGGGCCCGCTGACCACGCCCATCGGTGGCGGTATTCGCTCCCTCAACGTGGCGCTTCGTCAGCTCCTCGACCTCTACGTCTGCCTCCGCCCCGTGCGTTGGTTCAAGGGCGTGCCCAGCCCGGTGAAACACCCGGAGGCCGTCGACATGGTGATCTTCCGCGAGAACACCGAAGACATCTACGCCGGCATCGAGTTCGAGTCGGGCAGCGAGCAGGCAAAGAAGCTGATGGCCTTCATCCAGAAGGAGTTCCCGAAGGACTTTGCGAAGGTGCGCTTCCCGGAGACGAGCGGCGTCGGCCTGAAGCCGGTCAGCAAGGACGGCTCCGAGCGCCTCGTCCGCGCGGCCATCGAATACGCGATGCGGACGAACCGCAAGAGCGTCACCTTCGTCCACAAGGGCAACATCATGAAGTTCACCGAAGGTGCCTTCATGAAGTGGGGCTACGCGCTCGCCGACAAGGAGTTCGAGGGCAAGGTCTACACCTGGGCCACCTGGGAGAAGACCAAGGAAGCGAAGGGCGAAGAAGCCGCCAACGCCGAGCAGAAGGCCGAGCTCGCCAAGGGCAAGATCCTCATCAAGGACGCCATCGCCGACATCACGCTCCAGCAGGTGCTCACGCGCCCGAAGGAGTTCGACGTCATCGCGACGCTCAACCTGAACGGCGACTACCTCTCCGACGCCCTCGCGGCGCAGGTCGGCGGCATCGGCATCGCCCCCGGCGGCAACATCAACTACGTCTCCGGCCACGCCATCTTCGAGGCGACCCACGGCACGGCGCCGAAGTACGCGGACCTCGACAAGGTCAACCCCGGCTCCGTGGTCCTCTCCGGCGAAATGATGCTCCGGCACATGGGCTGGGTGGAAGCCGCTGACCTCGTGCTCAAGGGCGTCGACGGCGCCATTGCCGCCAAGAAGGTCACCTACGACTTCGCCCGCCTCATGGAAGGCGCGACGGAGATCAAGTGCAGCGAGTTCGGCGACGCGATCATCGCTGCGATGTGA
- a CDS encoding YebC/PmpR family DNA-binding transcriptional regulator: MSGHSKWATIKHKKGKEDAKRGKMFTKLIKELTVAARLGGGDPSGNPRLRKAIADAKGYSMPNDTITRAVKRGTGEIEGAAYEEIVYEGTGPGGTLFLVEATTDNRNRTVAEIRKVFEKNNGVLGAAGTAAWAFDRKGLITLAKTAATEDQLMDSAVGAGAEDYTDIGDDWLVTTPPDALTIILDALEAAKIATKTSALGYVPKTKKPLEGRDAEVALQLADVLDDHDDVQNVYGDFDISDAEMERISKSDE; this comes from the coding sequence ATGAGCGGCCATTCAAAGTGGGCGACGATCAAGCACAAAAAGGGCAAGGAAGACGCCAAGCGCGGCAAGATGTTCACCAAGCTCATCAAAGAGCTCACGGTGGCGGCCCGACTTGGTGGCGGGGATCCGAGCGGCAACCCTCGCCTTCGCAAGGCCATCGCCGACGCCAAGGGCTACTCGATGCCCAACGACACGATCACGCGAGCCGTCAAGCGCGGCACCGGCGAGATCGAAGGCGCAGCGTACGAAGAGATCGTCTACGAGGGGACGGGCCCCGGCGGAACGCTCTTCCTCGTGGAAGCGACCACCGACAACCGAAACCGCACCGTGGCCGAGATCAGGAAGGTCTTCGAGAAGAACAACGGCGTCCTGGGCGCCGCCGGCACGGCCGCATGGGCCTTCGATCGCAAGGGGCTCATCACGCTCGCCAAGACAGCGGCCACCGAAGATCAGCTGATGGACTCGGCCGTTGGGGCCGGCGCCGAGGACTACACAGACATCGGCGACGACTGGCTCGTCACGACGCCGCCCGACGCCCTCACGATCATCCTCGACGCGCTCGAGGCTGCCAAGATCGCCACCAAGACCTCGGCGCTCGGCTACGTCCCCAAGACGAAGAAGCCCCTTGAGGGTCGCGACGCCGAGGTCGCGCTCCAGCTCGCCGATGTGCTCGACGATCACGACGACGTGCAGAACGTCTATGGCGACTTCGACATCTCCGACGCGGAGATGGAGCGCATCTCCAAGTCGGACGAATGA
- a CDS encoding transglutaminase domain-containing protein produces the protein MKRRGGAPKPGEAPDVRERQLHWLRAVRMMPDKRVSQLIHYAREIVIAPRTQDELYENLPLEGDLFEILRARVHRKDGSLAFPLEEHNEGRRPRVRWPDLVPGDTVEVAIRTWTDGPVGGRGDPPFYFLDYAGSVATNPLLYNEVIVESQPQNPIHVDVVGGAADKREENDENGMHVVRLVWTKPKTVPDEPLSPQLTEIVPVVVASTFRTWADFRAWYSEAIRGFTEPDAEVRRLAAELTKGKTTREAKLKALFEFVADQIRYVNFTSGEFWLPNRPHELLARREGDCDDKAILLITLLRAVGIEAEEVLVQTRETGQPSVLRAKNAAAPLFDHGIAFLPGPGGGTYLDATSPQSRLGPLPAMDARGSALPLRKNGASEIVELPAGSPDEHGSDVDWTLTLTADGAGDLKGQELHSGDSAFFLRSYLGQEGARTSYVESNLLSPWLPNVEVSGKVGFDGALSAGRAKVDYTAHSGAIARREGIELVVPLAPSRTMTSQLAPLVKRTLPVSLPSAMAPSRMRRSVRIVAPDGFAFGDLPSGGKVDGGEFGRAELSVSLDPKNPRAVVAKRTVVLDRSIIPVGQYEAWRGFLRRVDTLMQKGVRLVPSAERGAR, from the coding sequence TTGAAGCGACGCGGCGGCGCGCCGAAGCCCGGCGAGGCCCCCGACGTGCGCGAGCGCCAGCTCCATTGGCTGAGGGCCGTTCGCATGATGCCCGACAAGCGCGTGTCGCAGCTCATCCACTACGCGCGCGAGATCGTCATCGCTCCGCGAACGCAAGACGAGCTCTACGAGAACCTCCCGCTGGAGGGCGATCTCTTCGAGATTCTGCGCGCGCGGGTGCACCGCAAGGACGGCAGCCTCGCGTTCCCGCTCGAGGAGCACAACGAAGGCCGAAGGCCCCGCGTCCGCTGGCCCGACCTCGTGCCCGGCGACACCGTTGAGGTCGCCATTCGAACCTGGACCGACGGCCCCGTCGGCGGCCGGGGCGATCCGCCGTTCTACTTCCTCGACTACGCCGGCTCCGTCGCGACCAATCCGCTCCTCTACAACGAGGTCATCGTGGAGTCGCAGCCCCAGAACCCCATCCACGTGGACGTGGTGGGCGGCGCCGCCGACAAGCGCGAGGAGAACGACGAAAACGGCATGCACGTGGTCCGCCTCGTGTGGACGAAGCCGAAGACCGTCCCCGACGAGCCCCTCTCGCCGCAGTTGACCGAGATCGTCCCCGTGGTGGTGGCCTCGACGTTCCGGACGTGGGCCGACTTCCGTGCATGGTACAGCGAAGCCATTCGAGGTTTCACCGAACCCGACGCCGAGGTCCGGCGCCTGGCCGCCGAGCTCACCAAGGGAAAGACGACGCGGGAGGCAAAGCTGAAGGCCCTCTTTGAGTTCGTCGCTGACCAAATTCGCTACGTCAACTTCACGAGCGGCGAGTTCTGGCTTCCCAACCGGCCTCACGAGCTCTTGGCGCGGCGCGAAGGCGACTGCGACGACAAGGCCATCTTGCTCATCACGCTCCTGCGCGCCGTCGGCATCGAAGCCGAAGAGGTCTTGGTGCAAACGCGCGAGACGGGCCAGCCGTCGGTGCTGCGTGCGAAGAACGCCGCGGCGCCGCTCTTCGACCACGGCATCGCGTTCTTGCCGGGCCCCGGCGGCGGAACGTACCTCGACGCGACGAGCCCCCAGTCGCGGCTCGGGCCCCTGCCCGCGATGGACGCCCGCGGGTCGGCGCTCCCGCTTCGAAAGAACGGCGCGTCGGAGATCGTGGAGCTGCCGGCCGGTTCGCCCGACGAACACGGCAGCGACGTCGACTGGACCTTGACGCTCACGGCCGACGGCGCCGGCGATCTCAAGGGCCAAGAGCTCCACTCGGGCGACAGCGCGTTCTTCCTCCGCTCGTACCTCGGGCAAGAGGGCGCGCGCACGTCGTACGTGGAGAGCAACCTGCTCTCGCCGTGGCTCCCCAACGTCGAGGTCAGCGGCAAGGTCGGCTTCGACGGCGCCCTCTCGGCGGGCCGCGCGAAGGTCGACTACACGGCCCACTCTGGCGCCATCGCGCGCCGCGAAGGCATCGAGCTCGTGGTGCCGCTGGCTCCGAGCCGCACGATGACCTCCCAGCTCGCTCCGCTCGTGAAGCGCACGCTGCCGGTCTCGCTTCCGTCGGCCATGGCGCCGAGCCGCATGCGCCGCTCGGTGCGGATCGTCGCGCCCGACGGCTTCGCCTTCGGTGATCTGCCCTCCGGCGGAAAGGTCGACGGCGGGGAGTTCGGTCGCGCCGAGCTCAGCGTCTCGCTCGACCCGAAGAACCCTCGCGCGGTCGTCGCCAAACGCACCGTCGTGCTCGACCGAAGCATCATCCCCGTCGGTCAATACGAGGCCTGGCGCGGCTTCTTGCGCCGTGTCGATACGCTCATGCAGAAGGGCGTTCGCCTCGTCCCCAGCGCCGAGCGAGGTGCACGATGA